A part of Candidatus Electrothrix aestuarii genomic DNA contains:
- a CDS encoding prepilin peptidase has protein sequence MESLFLLYSFIFGALIGSFLNVVILRLPDEEQSVVFPASHCPKCGTDLHWYENIPIFSYLALRGKCRSCKEPISLQYPVVELCMALLSLALYNLIGFSFLLPFYFLFLAALLAIIFIDIHLQIIPDKISLPGILIGFASSFFNPLVSWQESGLGILLGGGILYAVAAGYALLTGRDGMGGGDIKLLAMIGAFLGYQCLLYVIFFSSLTGSIIGIAAMIRQKKGGQARIPFGPFLSLGAISWLFFQADILSLWAWYISVSG, from the coding sequence CCTCAGACTCCCTGACGAGGAACAGTCTGTGGTCTTTCCTGCCTCTCATTGCCCGAAATGCGGGACCGATCTCCACTGGTATGAAAATATTCCTATCTTCAGCTACCTTGCCCTGCGGGGAAAATGCCGCTCCTGCAAGGAACCCATCTCTCTTCAATACCCTGTGGTGGAACTCTGCATGGCCCTGCTCTCCCTGGCCCTGTATAACCTCATCGGATTTTCTTTTCTGCTTCCCTTTTACTTTCTCTTTCTTGCTGCCCTGCTGGCTATCATCTTCATTGATATTCATTTGCAAATTATTCCCGATAAAATCAGCCTGCCCGGAATCCTGATTGGCTTTGCCAGCTCCTTTTTCAATCCCCTGGTCAGTTGGCAGGAGTCAGGATTGGGCATTCTCCTTGGCGGAGGCATTCTCTATGCGGTTGCTGCTGGATACGCCCTTCTTACTGGCCGTGATGGCATGGGCGGCGGAGACATTAAACTTCTGGCCATGATCGGAGCCTTTCTCGGCTATCAATGCCTCCTCTACGTTATCTTTTTCAGCTCACTGACCGGCTCTATTATCGGCATTGCCGCCATGATCCGCCAAAAAAAGGGAGGACAGGCCCGTATCCCCTTTGGCCCCTTTCTCTCTCTGGGGGCCATATCCTGGCTTTTCTTCCAAGCAGACATCCTCTCCCTCTGGGCCTGGTATATCTCCGTGTCTGGATAA